Proteins found in one Candidatus Latescibacterota bacterium genomic segment:
- a CDS encoding integration host factor subunit beta yields MTKAEIVENISSRTGLTKKEVAEAVECFLSTISEGLVRGEHYEIRGFGTFKVKERKARMARNPRTGEPVPVPDRKVPVFKVSRELKELVAQS; encoded by the coding sequence ATGACTAAAGCTGAAATCGTGGAGAATATTTCCAGCAGGACCGGCTTGACGAAAAAAGAAGTGGCAGAAGCGGTTGAATGTTTTCTTTCGACCATCTCGGAGGGCCTCGTCAGGGGTGAGCACTATGAGATTCGCGGCTTCGGCACTTTTAAAGTCAAGGAGCGTAAAGCCAGGATGGCCAGGAATCCCAGGACTGGCGAGCCGGTCCCGGTTCCCGACCGCAAGGTCCCTGTTTTCAAGGTATCACGTGAACTGAAGGAACTGGTAGCTCAGTCCTGA
- a CDS encoding CDP-alcohol phosphatidyltransferase family protein, whose product MAGKSEIKERLRGLLDPVVALCSYVGISPMGMTLFGIFLSFIGAVYVAKGKLFAGAIILIISGLADTIDGSLARSQGKVTTFGAFIDSAGDRVSEMAYFMGLVFYFMGQGQGNGTLVFFVLVALAGSFLTSYARARAEGLGLECAVGILERPERVALMIAGLIFGKVVLTAVIVFLAAMSIFTFLQRVQHVRKITTEKVGDSDSLL is encoded by the coding sequence TTGGCAGGAAAGTCGGAAATCAAGGAAAGGCTCAGGGGGCTTCTCGACCCGGTCGTAGCTCTCTGCTCGTATGTAGGAATATCTCCGATGGGGATGACCCTGTTCGGCATATTTCTCAGTTTCATAGGCGCTGTTTACGTGGCAAAGGGCAAATTGTTTGCCGGAGCGATCATACTCATTATTTCGGGCCTGGCCGACACGATAGACGGGTCGCTGGCCAGAAGCCAGGGCAAGGTGACCACTTTCGGAGCGTTCATCGACTCGGCAGGTGACAGAGTCAGTGAAATGGCCTATTTCATGGGACTTGTCTTCTACTTTATGGGTCAGGGTCAGGGTAACGGCACTCTTGTATTCTTTGTGCTTGTGGCTCTGGCTGGTTCGTTTCTCACCAGCTACGCGAGGGCAAGAGCGGAAGGACTGGGTCTGGAATGTGCTGTTGGGATCCTCGAACGGCCTGAACGGGTCGCTCTTATGATCGCTGGACTGATTTTCGGGAAAGTCGTGTTGACGGCTGTCATAGTATTTCTCGCCGCGATGAGCATCTTCACCTTCCTGCAGAGAGTTCAGCACGTCAGGAAGATAACGACAGAGAAGGTCGGGGATTCGGACAGCTTGCTTTGA
- the rsmI gene encoding 16S rRNA (cytidine(1402)-2'-O)-methyltransferase — protein sequence MRTYPFYLVSTPIGNLEDISRRSIEVLGSIDVLFAEDTRKTRTLLQRYGINVPVIAFHDHNKEKVTPGVIERLKDGETAALVSDAGMPGISDPGYYLVRRLIDEGIAFTVIPGASAVTTALVLSGLPTDRFAFLGYLPRKKGALARVLGEAAEYTGTSIFFESPHRIIKTLRVAGEVMGDREVVVAREMTKLHEEIIRGTGDEVADRMEKSRVRGEITLLVRGRGRKG from the coding sequence ATGAGGACTTATCCTTTCTATCTGGTCAGTACTCCAATCGGAAATCTCGAGGATATCTCACGTCGGTCCATAGAGGTGCTCGGCTCTATCGATGTCCTTTTTGCTGAGGACACGAGGAAGACGAGGACCCTCCTTCAGAGGTACGGGATAAATGTCCCGGTCATCGCCTTTCATGACCATAACAAGGAAAAGGTGACGCCTGGAGTGATCGAGCGACTGAAGGATGGAGAGACCGCGGCTCTGGTCTCTGATGCGGGTATGCCCGGAATCTCCGATCCCGGATATTATCTTGTGAGGCGCCTCATCGATGAAGGTATCGCGTTTACTGTTATTCCCGGTGCGAGCGCCGTTACGACGGCACTTGTACTCTCGGGTCTGCCGACTGACAGGTTTGCTTTTCTCGGATATCTGCCCAGGAAGAAAGGGGCGCTGGCTCGTGTCCTGGGTGAAGCTGCTGAGTATACAGGCACATCGATATTTTTTGAGAGCCCTCACAGGATAATCAAAACCCTGAGGGTAGCTGGTGAAGTGATGGGTGACAGGGAAGTCGTCGTTGCCAGAGAGATGACCAAACTGCATGAGGAGATAATCAGGGGGACCGGTGATGAAGTGGCCGACAGGATGGAAAAGTCCAGGGTCAGGGGGGAAATCACTTTGCTGGTCAGGGGGCGGGGGCGAAAAGGCTGA
- the tmk gene encoding dTMP kinase, with protein sequence MSGFFMTFEGIEGSGKSTVARLVADELKKAGIDILLTREPGGTRTSEAIRSILLDPDRAEISARAELLMYLASRSQLVDEVISPALRGGRTVICDRFMDASVAYQGWARGLGEKIVEDLNSFTVGEFIPDMTFLFDLPVETGFSRGPEKRESDGVRIKDRLEREARSFHEKVREGYLRIAEREPGRFVVIDAALSLQEVTVAVLGNIRPHLDVQF encoded by the coding sequence ATGAGTGGCTTTTTCATGACATTCGAAGGGATAGAGGGTTCGGGAAAATCTACCGTGGCCCGGCTTGTCGCCGATGAGCTGAAAAAGGCGGGAATAGATATTCTTTTGACCCGCGAACCGGGAGGGACAAGGACATCCGAAGCGATCAGGTCGATTCTTCTCGATCCCGATCGTGCCGAGATATCAGCCCGTGCCGAACTTCTCATGTATCTCGCCAGCAGATCTCAGCTGGTCGATGAGGTGATATCTCCAGCCCTGAGAGGGGGCAGGACAGTCATATGCGACCGGTTTATGGACGCTTCTGTGGCCTACCAGGGTTGGGCGAGGGGGCTTGGTGAAAAGATCGTTGAGGATCTTAACTCGTTTACCGTAGGGGAGTTCATTCCCGATATGACCTTCCTGTTCGATCTTCCGGTTGAGACCGGATTCAGCCGAGGCCCCGAGAAGAGAGAATCTGACGGAGTCCGGATCAAGGACAGGTTGGAGCGTGAGGCCAGATCGTTCCACGAAAAGGTCAGGGAAGGGTATCTGAGGATCGCTGAAAGGGAACCGGGAAGATTTGTCGTAATCGATGCAGCTTTATCTCTCCAGGAAGTCACTGTTGCAGTACTTGGGAACATTCGACCCCACCTTGACGTACAATTCTAA
- a CDS encoding MATE family efflux transporter, which produces MKPNIRTILRTSVPIVVDFGAQVMMWTVEPMLVGHLALSTMHKFYPGLGASGVDALTALGNVVQIILFTCTILLTFVFGATIIINRSLGAGKKEHANHFLGQTLFTSMFPAIGISLIWYFSAPFIFSTILGASPAVTVICVDYMRMIAWFAPFIIMNFVAIGIVRGAGDTHLSMMIGLMANIIHLVLAILLVYGLWGFPHMGVRGAALAAGIGHTTGFFFTYIVILRGKSVLTFRWHDFRSIRRKTIGNMVKTGIPSTLEQLAWMTGVTIVIGFSNRLGATAAAAHIVALTFQRLFAVMYLAFGMGALTMVGQRFGAKEYKRAGKTANLFARLVGCLVLFLSAVIYFRARYFVIIFTTDPDVIDLCVKVLRIVAFVQVPKAMSYIFSFSLRGVGENRYPMYLAFIGVFVIEIILGFNLAFTFGFALYGLWAAAGVDELFKSLMAIRKFRSRIKALVKLSVD; this is translated from the coding sequence ATGAAGCCAAATATCAGGACCATTCTCCGGACTTCTGTACCTATAGTCGTCGATTTCGGAGCCCAGGTGATGATGTGGACCGTCGAGCCGATGCTCGTCGGCCATCTTGCCTTGTCTACGATGCACAAGTTCTACCCCGGACTCGGTGCTTCGGGCGTCGATGCCCTGACAGCCCTCGGCAATGTCGTACAGATCATCCTTTTTACATGCACCATCCTTCTTACATTCGTTTTCGGCGCGACTATAATAATCAACAGGTCACTGGGGGCCGGGAAGAAGGAACATGCAAACCATTTTCTCGGGCAGACACTCTTTACATCGATGTTTCCCGCCATCGGCATCTCGCTGATCTGGTATTTTTCGGCTCCCTTTATTTTCAGTACAATACTTGGGGCCTCGCCCGCGGTGACTGTGATCTGTGTCGACTACATGAGGATGATCGCCTGGTTCGCGCCATTTATCATAATGAATTTTGTCGCCATCGGGATAGTAAGGGGAGCTGGGGACACGCATCTTTCGATGATGATAGGGCTTATGGCGAATATCATTCACCTGGTCCTGGCTATCCTTCTCGTCTATGGCCTGTGGGGGTTTCCCCATATGGGGGTCAGGGGTGCAGCGCTGGCGGCAGGGATCGGCCATACGACAGGATTTTTCTTTACATACATTGTGATCCTCCGTGGCAAGAGCGTACTCACTTTCAGGTGGCACGATTTCCGGAGCATCCGCCGCAAGACTATAGGCAATATGGTAAAGACCGGCATCCCAAGCACTCTCGAGCAGCTTGCCTGGATGACCGGTGTGACGATAGTGATCGGTTTCAGCAACAGGCTGGGGGCAACGGCGGCAGCGGCACACATCGTCGCTCTGACTTTCCAGAGATTGTTTGCGGTAATGTACCTCGCTTTCGGTATGGGAGCCCTTACAATGGTCGGACAGCGGTTCGGTGCAAAGGAATACAAAAGGGCAGGAAAAACAGCGAATCTTTTCGCCAGGCTCGTCGGTTGCCTGGTTCTTTTTCTCTCTGCGGTCATATATTTCAGGGCGAGATATTTTGTCATCATATTTACGACAGACCCGGATGTGATCGACCTCTGTGTGAAGGTCCTTCGGATCGTAGCCTTTGTGCAGGTCCCCAAGGCTATGTCGTATATTTTCTCATTCAGTCTCAGGGGAGTCGGTGAGAACAGGTACCCGATGTACCTTGCATTTATCGGTGTGTTTGTCATCGAGATCATACTTGGATTCAACCTCGCCTTCACCTTCGGGTTCGCTTTGTACGGGCTCTGGGCCGCTGCGGGGGTCGACGAGCTGTTCAAGTCCCTTATGGCAATCCGAAAGTTCAGGAGTCGGATAAAAGCACTGGTCAAGTTATCGGTGGATTAG
- the ltaE gene encoding low-specificity L-threonine aldolase, translating into MAISVVDLRSDTVTRPSDEMRKVMSTAVVGDDVLGDDPTVQRLEKYMMDLLGKEAAVFVPSGTMANILGLLSQARPGDEVILDRNCHIFNYEAGGAAALGGLQLHPLDGPDGFLPVDALRTAIRPVNIHHPRTSLVAVENTHNRGSGRVYPYDGLKEVYRVAGENGLRVHLDGARLANAVVASGVPFEEYGKIADSINICFSKGLGAPVGSIFISDGETVEKARFWRKRLGGGMRQAGILAEACLYAMENNIERLAEDHAKASRIGALIQSMPGLRLLFPIDTNIVIFRVEDESIDFDRFCADLESAGIMALAFGSRSLRMVTHLDISDADMEKVEEIMSGIIGSHGSGKSGK; encoded by the coding sequence ATGGCCATCTCCGTGGTCGATCTTAGAAGCGATACCGTTACAAGGCCGTCTGATGAAATGAGAAAGGTCATGTCCACCGCGGTGGTGGGTGACGATGTTCTCGGGGATGATCCCACGGTCCAGCGCCTTGAAAAATACATGATGGACCTTCTTGGCAAGGAGGCCGCGGTATTTGTGCCGAGCGGCACGATGGCGAATATCCTCGGACTGCTTTCTCAGGCCCGACCGGGCGACGAAGTGATCCTCGACAGGAATTGTCACATATTCAATTACGAGGCGGGTGGCGCGGCGGCTCTTGGTGGCCTGCAGCTTCACCCTCTGGATGGGCCTGACGGATTCCTTCCTGTCGATGCTCTACGTACGGCCATAAGGCCGGTCAACATACATCATCCAAGGACTTCCCTTGTAGCAGTGGAGAACACTCACAACCGCGGCAGCGGAAGAGTATATCCTTATGATGGATTGAAAGAAGTATATCGTGTAGCCGGAGAGAACGGCCTCCGTGTCCACCTTGACGGTGCGAGGCTGGCAAACGCCGTAGTCGCGAGTGGTGTACCATTCGAGGAATACGGAAAGATCGCCGATTCGATCAATATCTGTTTTTCGAAAGGCCTCGGCGCGCCGGTCGGTTCGATATTCATTTCCGATGGCGAGACGGTAGAGAAGGCCCGATTCTGGAGAAAACGGTTGGGTGGAGGGATGAGGCAGGCGGGGATACTCGCAGAGGCGTGTCTTTACGCGATGGAGAATAATATCGAACGACTAGCGGAGGACCATGCGAAGGCATCGCGGATAGGGGCACTTATTCAGTCGATGCCAGGGCTGAGGCTGCTCTTTCCCATCGACACGAATATAGTCATCTTCCGCGTCGAGGACGAATCGATCGATTTCGACAGATTTTGCGCTGACCTCGAATCGGCGGGGATCATGGCGCTTGCTTTCGGCAGCAGGTCGTTAAGGATGGTCACCCATCTGGATATATCGGATGCCGACATGGAAAAAGTGGAAGAAATCATGTCGGGGATCATCGGATCCCACGGGTCGGGAAAGTCCGGAAAATGA